TGCACCAACGTCGAGGGGTTGATTTTTTCTCCCAATTTTGCTATACTCACTCCACTACCTAAATACGCCCCCACTGGTGCAAAAATATCTCGTCCGTGAAATGTACTGCTCGGTTGCGATGAAAGCCAATATTGCGAATTTGTCAACTCTACTGCCGTTATAGCTGGCGACTCGGCTAAAACACCACAGAGTAAGCCGTTGTCGGGTGCGACTAAATACCCTTCAGCAAACTCCACAGCCACAGCCCGACGCTGACTCCCCACCCCAGGATCGACAACTGCCACATAAACCGTTCCCACCGGAAAATAACGATAAGCATCGAGCAAGCAGAACCTTGCCGCCGCAATATTTTGAGGCGGTAACTGATGCGTGAGATCGACTACTTGCAACTGAGGATTAATTCGAGCTATGACTCCTTTCATTACCCCAACATAGACATCCTGCAAGCCAAAATCACTCAGTAGCGCAATGATTTTGTTTTCACTCATAGGATTTGTCAAGGCGAAAGCTGGCGAAGTTGTTTCCATTATACCATAAACTGGACGGAAAGCCCAGCCAGGAAAAAATTTTTTCCTCGACTCAGTTTAAGAGTTTAGTAGTCTGTCGGTCATTTTATTTGAGCTGCTTACTTGCGTCAGATGCGATCTTCTCGTGTAATTGATTCTCCTAATTTATAAAAATTCTGTAACATTTGCTACTATTTTCCAAATAAATGCTATTCTAAAAATAGGAATTATTTCAGTAAGAACATAAAAACAATCATTATGAACAGATTAAGTCAGGAAATGTTGAAAAAAGCTCCATCCATTCACCGGGAGAGCTTACGGAAAAATTTACAACATCGTTTAGAAGTTGCCAGAGCTAAAGGTGACGACAAATTAGTTAATCAACTAGAAGCCGAAGCTCACTATCTTGGTTTGAATTAAATTAATAAATTCGGGTACATTTTCAGCAATGTAGTTTGTAAGTCCTGAGTTTCATGATGTTAGGGAGAAAATCAAGGATACCGTTTGAGTGGCGGTATCCTTTTTCATGCCAATTTGCCAATTAAAATACCCTAGAAATAAGCACAATCAAAGGGAAACCCACTAAATATTTTGAAGTTAACTCGCCTGGCTAACTAGGTTTCCTAAGAAATAGTAAATAGTCAAGTATTTCAGATTATCAACTTAAAAACTATAGCGTTCTTCAGCCCAAGGTTCGCCACGTCGATGATAGCCATTGCGTTCCCAAAAACCTAACTCCTCGCGGTCGAGAAACTCTAAACCCTCGATCCATTTAGCACTTTTCCAAGCATATAAATGAGGGACTACTGTTCGCATAGGACCGCCATGTTCTGCTGGTAAAGGTTCGTCAAATAAAGTATGAGCAAAAAAGTTATCTTCTCTAATGAATTCTTCTCGGGTTAAATTAGTAGTATAGCCACCGTAGCAATGTTGTAAAACGTGAGTTGCTTTGGAGTCAAGCTCAACATTTTTCATGAAATCAGTTACTTTAATTCCCCTCCATTTAACATCAAGTTTCGACCAGCGAGTTACACAGTGAAAATCTTTAGTAAACTCACTTTGGGGCATATTCATAATTTCTGCCCAACTGAAAGTTTTTGGTTGAACTAAACCCCAGATTCGTAATTTCCATTCATCAGTGCTAATTCGGGGAACTGTACCATAGGTAAGCACAGGAAAACCTTTAGTTAAATATTGACCGGGAGGAACGCGATCGCTGTATTCTGGGTCTGGCTTCTGAAAAAATTTACCTAGCATGATCTAGTCTTTTGTTGATGGTTGACGTCTAGTGCTTGTTTAATTTGGGACTTCTACCGACATAAAAGTGAAAAGATAAAGCAAAAGGAGCCTCATTTGGCTCCTGAATAAGGTTATTCTTCGTCGCTTTCTTCCTCTTCACCCCTATAGACAAAGCTGTTTGAGCGTTTTGTAAGGACAGATTTACCGAGGGATAAAGCTTTTTGGGCTTCCAAAGCGGCTTTGCGCTTCCAATTAGCTTTGCGTTTGTCGCGTTTAGATTTTGAAGTTTTCTTCTTCGGAACAGCCATGATTAATGATTGTAAATAGGCAACCTTTCTATTTTACGCGATCTACTTGATTAACTTAAGGGTTGTTGGTAGTAGTAGTGGGTACATCCCTCAGAGTGGGTGGATTAGGGTTTACAGAATCGGTTGTATTTGGTTGATTGGTAAAGCCCTCTGGAGTTGAATCGCTGTTACCTGTAGTAGTTGTCGGGCGATCGCGTAATTCTGGTGAAGTGGGATTGTCTCCTGTGGTAGCATTAGGTGGGTCAAAAAGCTCTGGTTGTAATGGCGAGTTGGGTAAACCCGGCTGATTGTTTTCAGTGTCAGTAGCTTCGGTTTCTGAAACATCCCCATCGACGGCTTCATTTTCTTCATTAACAGCGACACTTTCAAAATCAAGTAAAGACTCAACATTAGGAAAATAAGTCGCCCAAACTTGAGGATCGGGTTGCCTGCGCCAAGACTGACGAGAGACATCGAGACGTAAAATAGGAGCGATCGCGCCTTCGTTTTCTCCGAGGATCGTTACCGCTACATCATTAACTAAGATATCGCTATCGAAAGCTCGCTGTGCTGCCGCTCTAGCCACCGCCTCGGCTCGACGTAACATAGTTTGATAAGTTTCGCCTTCTTGACGATTTAATTCTACATCCAAGCGAGCAGTATAAGCTTGAGCGACTTGGGGCGCGATCGCCTCGATCCCGATCCAGCTAACTCCAGTTAAACCTAGCACCGTAGCTAAACTTACCCCAGCAAAACTGCCAGAAAGATTACTTAATTTAAAGTTAAACATAGTTACTACTCCAAACTTATTTTGCCCATCTCTACAGCAATGGGGGAATATACTTCTAGATTAGTCTACCGTTATCGTAAATTTCCTCTTTATCCGGGCAGATAATCGTCTTAAATTAAGATAATCCTCGCGCATTCATGGCGAGGATTATAATTAGGGAAAAGCTGGCTTGGGAAAAACAGCAAAAGCGCCCGATTAAATTAATTCGCTCTCGGTGCTACTCTCAATCTGAGTTGACAAATCAATTATTTACAGAGAAAGTTTCACCAAAGCATTTTTTACTACTGAAGGTAATTGTCGCATAATTTTGCCTTTCTCTCGGTCAACCGCGACTAAAGTTACTCGTCCAGTAAGATATAATTGTTGGCGATCGCGCGATTGAATTTGATAGTCCCAGTGAATTCTCACACCTTCCATTTTTCCCATTCGCGTCCTGACAAGAGCGATCGTGCCTAGTTGTAAAGGTAGGTGATAGCGCAAGGAAAGTTCAACTACAGGTAAATTGCAACCCAAAGCGACAAGATCGGCAAAGTCAATACCGATCGAATGCAAACATTCTACTCGCGCTTCTTCCATCCAAGTAAGATAAGCACCATGCCAAACTACTCCTGCATAATCAGTGTGGTGAGGTTGTACCTTGATCGGATATTCATACCATTCTTGTTTCTGATTAATTAAAGTCATGAAACCTTCTTCAAATAAGACAAGCTAATCTTGTTGGTGAGAAAATTGATAAGCACCAGCAAGGGAAAGAGCGATCGCCGCAGCGAATAAAATCGGGATTGAATACCAGGGAAATTCTGATAAGGGTAAATATGCCGCCGCTCGCAAGCCAACGCTAGTATAAGTTAAGGGTAAGCAATAAACAATTACCTTCAAAACCACTGGTAGAGTTGCTGGATCGAAGAATGTTGCCCCTAAAAAAGACATAGGTACAATTAGGAAATTATTATACAAGCCTACACTTTCCAAAGACTTTACTTGCAAGCCGATAAGTATCCCCAAACCAGCGAAAACTGCACAATTTAACACCAGCAACAGCAAAAATAAGGGATTGAGAAAACTGCCAATTTTACCAGTAAATAAAATTGCTACTAAAATCACCGAACCCGCAGTCATTAAACCCCTGAGGATTCCGGCAAACATTTTACCTAAGTGTAGCGCTAACGGATGTACTGGTAACAACAATAACTCTTCAAACGTTTTCGCGTACAACCTTTCCCCGCAAATAGAAAAAGTTGTTCCCGCAAAGCTAATCGTCATCGAAGATAACGCGACCATCCCCGGTAAGATAAACTCTAAATAGGTATCTCCCGCTACAGGCTCGATCGCGCGATCGAGCGCACTACCCAAACCCAAACCAAAACCAATAATATAAACGATCGGAGAAACCAAGCCAGTAGCAGCAATCTGTACCAGTCGCACTCGCAAATCTAACCACTCTCCCCAGAAAACCGTCAGGGTGTCTGCCACAATAGTCTGTAATTGTCTGGGTTTAAAGTTTTTACCCAGTAAGAATGATGATTGAGATTTCACTAACTTAAACTAATTAATAGGCGAAGGTCTTTCTAACCTTGCTATTTTACTGAATATTGCGTAACTTTCATCGGTGGAGAGGAGTTTGAAACCGATCTCGCTGAGAGCTAATCTCGAGAAAGGGAGTTTTTGTAGTGTGGGCAATAATCTTAATTATAATTTGTCTTGTAGGTGCGATCGCATTTGTCCAAAGACGTACAAATAGAAATTTGATGAGTAAGCATAACCGACCAGTCAAAGAGGAAAATATATAGGCATACTAAAAAAAGAGCAAACAACAGAAGTATCACCCTAGCAAAATGAGACGTACTAAACCACCCAGATACACTCCCCCCAGACCCGAATCTCCCAGAACATCTTCTGCCAGTAATAACTCTGGCTTTGATTTAAATTACTTGACAATGGCGATTTTAGGAGGCATATTTATTCTCGGTATTGGTATTGGCATTGTTT
Above is a genomic segment from Oscillatoria salina IIICB1 containing:
- a CDS encoding SAM hydrolase/SAM-dependent halogenase family protein yields the protein MSENKIIALLSDFGLQDVYVGVMKGVIARINPQLQVVDLTHQLPPQNIAAARFCLLDAYRYFPVGTVYVAVVDPGVGSQRRAVAVEFAEGYLVAPDNGLLCGVLAESPAITAVELTNSQYWLSSQPSSTFHGRDIFAPVGAYLGSGVSIAKLGEKINPSTLVQWENPPYQPTEAGFAGYIQYVDVFGNLITNIPGEMVAGKSWSVAIADLIILGSQTYSDTEVGSIVALVGSHGWVEIAVNGGSAKSKLQLDWGGLVEVIIK
- the pirA gene encoding arginine synthesis PII-interacting regulator PirA, whose protein sequence is MNRLSQEMLKKAPSIHRESLRKNLQHRLEVARAKGDDKLVNQLEAEAHYLGLN
- a CDS encoding sulfite oxidase-like oxidoreductase gives rise to the protein MLGKFFQKPDPEYSDRVPPGQYLTKGFPVLTYGTVPRISTDEWKLRIWGLVQPKTFSWAEIMNMPQSEFTKDFHCVTRWSKLDVKWRGIKVTDFMKNVELDSKATHVLQHCYGGYTTNLTREEFIREDNFFAHTLFDEPLPAEHGGPMRTVVPHLYAWKSAKWIEGLEFLDREELGFWERNGYHRRGEPWAEERYSF
- the rpmF gene encoding 50S ribosomal protein L32, producing MAVPKKKTSKSKRDKRKANWKRKAALEAQKALSLGKSVLTKRSNSFVYRGEEEESDEE
- a CDS encoding acyl-CoA thioesterase — translated: MTLINQKQEWYEYPIKVQPHHTDYAGVVWHGAYLTWMEEARVECLHSIGIDFADLVALGCNLPVVELSLRYHLPLQLGTIALVRTRMGKMEGVRIHWDYQIQSRDRQQLYLTGRVTLVAVDREKGKIMRQLPSVVKNALVKLSL
- a CDS encoding ABC transporter permease → MADTLTVFWGEWLDLRVRLVQIAATGLVSPIVYIIGFGLGLGSALDRAIEPVAGDTYLEFILPGMVALSSMTISFAGTTFSICGERLYAKTFEELLLLPVHPLALHLGKMFAGILRGLMTAGSVILVAILFTGKIGSFLNPLFLLLLVLNCAVFAGLGILIGLQVKSLESVGLYNNFLIVPMSFLGATFFDPATLPVVLKVIVYCLPLTYTSVGLRAAAYLPLSEFPWYSIPILFAAAIALSLAGAYQFSHQQD